From Deferrisoma camini S3R1, the proteins below share one genomic window:
- the nifA gene encoding nif-specific transcriptional activator NifA: MTTAKALERKLQELETLGEVSAALASDAPLRDRLYRTLSVLARRLGMTRGTVAVVSPYAEEVRVEVAYGLTPEEESRGRYRIGEGITGRVVATGEPMAVPNAGQEPLFLNRTMSRDLTREDVAFVCVPLKVGDEILGALSADRVRGDGVGLEDDVRLLSILGTMVAQAVKLHRLAEDERQKLVAEKERLEADLVRKYNITNIIGNSKAMHEVYAMIARVAKSNATVLIRGESGTGKELVAHAIHYNSPRAKKPFVKVNCAAIPENLIESELFGHEKGAFTGAVQQKPGKFELAEGGTIFLDEIGELSPALQVKLLRVLQEKEFERVGGWQTIRVNVRVIAATNRDLEALIGEGRFREDLYYRLNVFPIFLPPLRERRTDILLLAEHFLAKFARENDKDIRRITTPAIDMLMRYHWPGNVRELENCMERAVLLCEEPAIHSYHLPPTLQTADESRSAVDLPFDEAVRHFETDLIVDALKATRGNIRKAAERLQTTPRIVGYKVRKYGIEPRKYR; the protein is encoded by the coding sequence GTGACGACGGCGAAAGCACTGGAACGAAAGCTTCAAGAGCTCGAAACGCTGGGGGAGGTGAGCGCTGCCCTGGCCAGCGACGCCCCCCTGCGCGATCGGCTGTACCGCACCCTGTCCGTGCTGGCCCGTCGGCTGGGCATGACCCGGGGGACCGTTGCGGTGGTCTCGCCCTACGCCGAGGAGGTGCGGGTCGAGGTGGCCTACGGCCTCACCCCCGAGGAGGAGAGCCGGGGTCGTTACCGGATCGGGGAGGGGATCACCGGCAGGGTCGTGGCCACGGGCGAGCCCATGGCGGTGCCCAACGCCGGCCAGGAGCCCTTGTTCCTGAACCGCACCATGAGCCGGGACCTGACCCGGGAGGACGTGGCCTTCGTGTGCGTGCCCCTCAAGGTGGGGGACGAGATCCTGGGGGCCCTGAGCGCCGACCGGGTGCGGGGCGACGGGGTGGGGTTAGAGGATGATGTGAGGCTCCTGAGTATCCTGGGCACCATGGTGGCGCAGGCCGTGAAGCTGCACCGGCTGGCCGAGGACGAGCGGCAGAAGCTGGTGGCCGAGAAGGAGCGGCTCGAGGCCGACCTCGTGCGCAAGTACAACATCACGAACATCATCGGCAACTCCAAGGCCATGCACGAGGTCTACGCCATGATCGCCCGGGTGGCCAAGTCCAACGCCACGGTGCTGATCCGGGGGGAGAGCGGCACCGGCAAGGAGCTGGTGGCCCACGCCATCCACTACAACTCCCCCCGGGCCAAAAAGCCGTTCGTGAAGGTGAACTGCGCGGCCATCCCCGAGAACCTGATCGAGTCGGAGCTGTTCGGTCACGAGAAAGGGGCGTTCACCGGGGCCGTGCAGCAGAAGCCCGGCAAGTTCGAGCTGGCCGAAGGGGGGACGATCTTCCTCGACGAGATCGGGGAGCTCTCCCCTGCCCTCCAGGTCAAGCTGCTGAGGGTGCTCCAGGAGAAGGAGTTCGAGCGGGTGGGGGGGTGGCAGACCATCCGGGTCAACGTGCGGGTGATCGCCGCCACCAACCGGGACCTGGAGGCGCTGATCGGCGAGGGCCGGTTCCGGGAGGACCTGTACTACCGGCTCAACGTGTTCCCGATCTTCCTGCCCCCCCTGCGGGAGCGGCGCACCGACATCCTGCTGCTGGCCGAGCACTTCCTGGCCAAGTTCGCACGCGAGAACGACAAGGACATCCGGCGGATCACCACCCCGGCCATCGACATGCTCATGCGCTACCACTGGCCGGGCAACGTCCGGGAGCTGGAGAACTGCATGGAGCGGGCCGTGCTGCTGTGCGAGGAGCCGGCGATCCACTCCTACCACCTCCCGCCCACCCTCCAGACCGCGGACGAGTCCCGCAGCGCGGTGGACCTGCCGTTCGACGAGGCCGTGCGCCACTTTGAGACCGACCTGATCGTGGACGCCCTGAAGGCCACCCGGGGCAACATCCGCAAGGCGGCCGAGCGTCTCCAGACCACGCCCCGGATCGTGGGGTACAAGGTCCGCAAGTACGGGATCGAGCCCCGCAAGTACCGGTGA
- a CDS encoding recombination-associated protein RdgC: MGLLSGGIRMRRYRVMGDVPPDFRDRYEEAIQTHAFQDFAPDDEREQVAGWVGVDDWFEPGLPLDRWLVGNTICLTLRVDTKRIPSKYFKLQCRRREAEWRLKAGREDLTRAERDEIAALVRKELLERVIPSVQGTDMVWDLDRREAWFWSTAEKANETFRTLFERTFGLRLRPLFPYSLALEVLGEDRAEVLDRVAPAWFAPGGGS; encoded by the coding sequence ATGGGGCTGTTGTCAGGCGGGATCCGCATGCGGCGCTATCGGGTGATGGGGGACGTGCCCCCGGACTTCCGGGACCGGTACGAAGAGGCGATCCAGACCCACGCCTTCCAGGACTTCGCGCCCGACGACGAGCGCGAGCAGGTGGCGGGCTGGGTGGGGGTGGACGACTGGTTCGAGCCGGGGCTGCCCCTGGACCGGTGGCTCGTGGGGAACACGATCTGCCTCACCCTGCGGGTCGACACCAAACGAATCCCCTCGAAGTACTTCAAGCTCCAGTGCCGCCGCCGCGAGGCCGAGTGGCGGCTGAAGGCGGGCCGCGAGGACCTGACCCGGGCCGAGCGGGACGAGATCGCCGCCCTCGTGCGCAAGGAGCTCCTGGAGCGGGTGATCCCATCGGTGCAGGGGACCGACATGGTTTGGGACCTGGACCGCCGGGAGGCGTGGTTCTGGAGCACGGCCGAGAAGGCGAACGAGACGTTCCGCACCCTGTTCGAGCGCACCTTTGGACTGCGGCTGCGACCCCTGTTCCCCTACTCCCTGGCCCTGGAGGTCCTGGGCGAGGATCGCGCCGAGGTACTGGACCGGGTGGCCCCTGCCTGGTTCGCGCCGGGTGGAGGATCGTGA
- a CDS encoding multiheme c-type cytochrome, with the protein MEAARTQGPVLLVNAGNCLFKRERIPARKVPEAREIARLMVDAYNEMGLAAMGVGAYDLSLGVDFLLELGRRARFPLLCANLTDPHGTPYFPAYRVVEAGGLRVALVGLIDDRLKRGHIPGGRKVVVAPPLETAARVIPRVAEEGPDLVVVLTDMTERRLRLLARRGLPVDLVVGTSRRNQLSVPFRLKGTLIVALDRRGKTLGRVDVIPKKGGGYELRNSFVPLLQKRYPDHPRVGSMVREVLTRIRSLQAQAIPEEAERGEEGCGQDYVGAETCRRCHGRRYAHWKRTPHARAYETLRAKGKELDTDCLACHTVAFECSNGKPDRRSMEQFPGVQCESCHGPGSAHAASEGRTPVEPGLVCAKCHTRDRSDTERIEDRASEACAETD; encoded by the coding sequence GTGGAGGCGGCGCGCACCCAGGGGCCGGTCCTCCTGGTGAACGCCGGGAACTGCCTGTTCAAACGGGAGCGGATCCCGGCCCGGAAGGTCCCCGAGGCCCGGGAGATCGCCCGGCTCATGGTGGATGCCTACAACGAGATGGGGCTGGCGGCGATGGGGGTGGGGGCCTACGACCTGTCGTTGGGCGTGGACTTCCTGCTGGAGCTGGGCCGGCGAGCCCGTTTCCCCCTTCTGTGCGCCAACCTCACGGACCCCCACGGCACCCCCTACTTCCCCGCGTACCGCGTCGTGGAGGCGGGGGGCTTGCGCGTCGCCCTGGTGGGCCTGATCGACGATCGCCTCAAGCGCGGCCACATCCCCGGGGGCCGCAAGGTGGTCGTGGCGCCCCCGCTGGAAACAGCAGCTCGGGTGATTCCCCGCGTGGCCGAGGAAGGGCCCGATCTGGTCGTGGTGCTGACCGACATGACCGAGCGGCGGCTACGGCTGCTGGCCCGGAGAGGGCTGCCCGTGGATCTGGTGGTGGGCACGTCCCGACGCAATCAACTGTCGGTGCCGTTCCGTCTGAAGGGAACCCTGATCGTCGCGCTGGATCGCAGGGGCAAGACCCTGGGTCGGGTGGACGTGATCCCGAAGAAGGGCGGAGGGTACGAGCTTCGGAACAGCTTCGTCCCCCTGCTCCAGAAGAGATACCCGGATCATCCGCGGGTGGGGTCGATGGTTCGAGAGGTGCTGACCCGGATCCGGTCCCTGCAGGCCCAGGCCATCCCTGAGGAGGCGGAAAGGGGAGAAGAGGGGTGCGGCCAGGACTACGTGGGCGCCGAGACCTGCCGTCGGTGCCACGGCAGGCGCTACGCCCACTGGAAGCGCACCCCCCATGCCCGGGCCTACGAGACGCTTCGGGCCAAGGGAAAGGAACTCGACACCGACTGCCTGGCCTGCCACACGGTGGCGTTCGAGTGCAGCAATGGCAAACCCGACCGCCGGAGCATGGAGCAGTTCCCCGGCGTCCAGTGCGAGTCGTGCCACGGCCCCGGTTCGGCGCACGCCGCGTCCGAGGGCCGCACCCCGGTGGAGCCGGGCCTCGTCTGCGCCAAGTGCCACACCCGAGATCGGAGCGACACCGAGCGGATCGAGGATCGTGCCTCAGAAGCCTGCGCGGAGACCGACTGA
- the glnA gene encoding type I glutamate--ammonia ligase yields the protein MDPKAVMEFARENECVFVDIKFLDFVGLWQHFTLPIQAFDESAFDEGLGFDGSSIRGWQPINASDMLVIPDPSTARIDPFPRDRTLSLIGNIVDPVTKEPYSRDPRYIAQKAEAYLKSTGIGDTAYFGPEAEFFIFDDVRFDQTRNSAFYFVDSVEGRWNTGRDEQPNLAYKPRYKEGYFPVPPTDALNDLRNEMVLELLRLGIEVELQHHEVATGGQGEIDIKYAPLVQQGDNLQWFKYVLKNVARRNGKTLTFMPKPLFEDNGTGMHTHQSIWKDGQNLFAGDKYAGLSQVGLWYIGGILKHARALCAICNPSTNSYRRLVPGFEAPVNLAYSSRNRSAAVRIPMYSTSPKAKRIEFRTPDPSCNGYLAFAAMLMAGLDGIENKIDPGEPLDKDIYGLSPEELANVPTAPSSLEEALNALEEDHEFLLKGDVFTEDAIQMWLEYKRENEVDPIRMRPTPWEFALYFDC from the coding sequence ATGGATCCGAAAGCCGTCATGGAGTTTGCCCGAGAGAACGAGTGCGTGTTCGTGGACATCAAGTTCCTCGACTTCGTGGGGCTGTGGCAGCACTTCACGCTGCCCATCCAGGCCTTCGACGAGTCGGCCTTTGACGAGGGTCTGGGATTCGACGGGTCGAGCATCCGGGGGTGGCAGCCGATCAACGCCTCGGACATGTTGGTGATCCCCGACCCGAGCACGGCCCGGATCGACCCGTTCCCCCGGGACCGGACCCTCTCGCTCATCGGGAACATCGTGGACCCGGTGACCAAGGAGCCCTACAGCCGCGACCCCCGCTACATCGCCCAGAAGGCCGAGGCGTATTTGAAGAGCACCGGCATCGGCGACACGGCCTACTTCGGACCCGAGGCCGAGTTCTTCATCTTCGACGACGTGCGGTTCGACCAAACCCGCAACAGCGCCTTCTACTTCGTGGACTCGGTGGAGGGCCGGTGGAACACCGGCCGGGACGAGCAGCCCAACCTGGCCTACAAGCCTCGGTACAAGGAGGGGTACTTCCCGGTTCCGCCCACCGACGCCCTGAACGACCTGCGCAACGAAATGGTGCTCGAGCTGCTGCGCCTCGGGATCGAGGTGGAGCTCCAGCACCACGAGGTGGCCACCGGCGGCCAGGGCGAGATCGACATCAAGTACGCCCCGCTGGTTCAGCAGGGTGACAACCTGCAGTGGTTCAAGTACGTGCTGAAAAACGTGGCCCGCCGCAACGGCAAGACCCTGACCTTCATGCCGAAGCCCCTGTTCGAGGACAACGGCACCGGCATGCACACCCACCAGTCCATCTGGAAGGACGGACAGAACCTGTTCGCCGGCGACAAGTACGCGGGCCTGAGCCAGGTGGGGCTGTGGTACATCGGCGGGATCCTCAAGCACGCCCGGGCCCTGTGCGCCATCTGCAACCCCTCCACCAACTCGTACCGCCGGCTGGTGCCCGGGTTCGAGGCGCCCGTGAACCTGGCCTACTCCAGCCGGAACCGGTCGGCTGCGGTGCGGATCCCCATGTACTCCACCAGCCCCAAGGCCAAGCGGATCGAGTTCCGAACGCCCGACCCGTCCTGCAACGGGTACCTGGCCTTCGCCGCCATGCTGATGGCCGGGCTGGACGGCATCGAGAACAAGATCGACCCGGGCGAGCCGCTGGACAAGGACATCTACGGCCTGTCGCCCGAGGAGCTGGCCAACGTTCCCACGGCCCCCAGCTCCCTGGAGGAGGCCCTGAACGCCTTGGAGGAGGACCACGAGTTCCTGCTCAAGGGCGACGTGTTCACCGAGGACGCGATCCAGATGTGGCTCGAGTACAAGCGGGAGAACGAGGTGGATCCCATCCGGATGCGGCCCACCCCCTGGGAGTTCGCCCTGTACTTCGACTGCTGA
- a CDS encoding TorD/DmsD family molecular chaperone: MTNPGFGDFACWLLTPPSPEDLEALARKEAGNGAEGLEEYARERGPERGARDAGEALWRLLETPFEPRLVPYASVYRDGARFGPSLVAFRGFLRRWDLVPDRGRFRDLEDHAGFQLDCLAYLGGRPDGHQAYRECLEEHVLPWMPRFLDDLAREDERLPYGGFYGSLARAARSLLEAEAVRLGLAAP, encoded by the coding sequence GTGACCAACCCAGGGTTTGGAGATTTCGCCTGCTGGCTCCTGACCCCGCCGTCCCCAGAGGATCTGGAGGCCTTGGCCCGAAAGGAAGCGGGAAACGGGGCAGAGGGGTTGGAGGAGTATGCGCGGGAGCGGGGCCCCGAGCGAGGCGCCCGGGACGCGGGCGAGGCCCTGTGGAGGCTATTGGAGACCCCCTTCGAGCCCCGGCTCGTCCCCTATGCGAGCGTCTACCGGGACGGAGCGAGGTTCGGCCCCTCGCTGGTGGCGTTCCGGGGGTTCCTCAGGCGTTGGGACCTGGTGCCGGATCGAGGGCGATTCCGGGACCTGGAGGACCACGCCGGCTTCCAGTTGGACTGCTTGGCATACCTCGGGGGGCGACCCGACGGCCACCAGGCCTACCGGGAGTGCTTGGAAGAACATGTGCTCCCCTGGATGCCCCGGTTCCTGGACGACCTGGCCCGGGAGGACGAGCGGCTCCCCTACGGCGGGTTCTACGGCTCCCTGGCCCGGGCCGCCCGGAGCTTGCTCGAAGCCGAGGCCGTCCGACTGGGGCTGGCCGCCCCATGA
- a CDS encoding NapC/NirT family cytochrome c, with protein MIRELFSLMVDFIRDLGRVLVVGVRRHWKGMLVFLGVVAVVAVAGLFVMLKATASPKFCSMCHNMQPYIESWAESSHRDVLCIECHFEPGVFNELRGKWKAQMHLWMKLTGTEPTRPHTQISDASCLREGCHNRADLGEKTITFKGVRFSHGSHLGELRRGKKLRCVTCHSQIVQGEHLTVTESTCFVCHFMNRDENPELSDCQLCHAQLRAKVFINANENMPFVHQKYLDHGVACQQCHFDVVFGDGHLKDNTCVQCHSEPRILFGEYASEEIHRNHVTKYKVECLRCHSAIEHHIVRPGDETPKALKKMAQAALRPRTKGYHYDTDCLKCHTLDQHEATRNLYMGKGAEGVPQTPNPMYLAHADCGSCHVAVKKTPTGIASTLRMNYEAVIQSCVDCHGSGYDDMAKHWKKLLTGEMDKAEKALLDARGAVRKASADVKGQMTALLEGAERNLAFVRQGRGLHNMDYALKVLADVQERAEKAKAAAEPGYVAQPVSPPTGCTQLCHSCVECIETKPVPFGNVSFPHDIHVEDEGLDCLECHSPRENHGQTRLSNCNDCHHGEGQGAVECSDCHVENHNLYNGQNACDEKSCDVRGEKNPMADAVECSDCHVQVVEGEPTTLDGIKAACVECHDGDESYGAMVDEWKKKADQLREEVKSLRTMLQDTQRKILGAMREGKYTYDAQDLVNNAEKNLKLFERGNPIHNLAFSEELLGRVKNLLVRAQKTLQAYSTIRTLPREAYF; from the coding sequence ATGATTCGGGAACTGTTCTCTCTTATGGTCGATTTTATTCGCGACCTCGGGCGGGTGCTCGTCGTGGGGGTGCGGCGGCACTGGAAGGGCATGCTCGTGTTCCTCGGGGTGGTGGCCGTGGTGGCCGTGGCCGGCCTGTTCGTGATGCTCAAGGCCACCGCCTCCCCCAAGTTCTGCTCCATGTGCCATAACATGCAGCCCTATATCGAGTCGTGGGCCGAGTCGAGCCATCGGGACGTGCTGTGTATCGAGTGCCACTTCGAGCCGGGGGTGTTCAACGAGCTTCGGGGCAAGTGGAAGGCCCAGATGCACCTGTGGATGAAGCTGACCGGCACCGAGCCCACCCGGCCCCACACCCAGATCAGCGACGCCAGCTGCCTGCGCGAGGGGTGCCACAACCGGGCGGACCTGGGTGAGAAGACCATCACCTTCAAGGGCGTGAGGTTCAGCCACGGCAGCCACCTCGGCGAGCTGCGGCGGGGCAAGAAGCTGCGGTGCGTGACCTGCCACTCCCAGATCGTGCAGGGCGAGCATCTGACCGTGACCGAGAGCACCTGCTTCGTGTGCCACTTCATGAACCGCGACGAGAACCCTGAGCTGAGTGACTGCCAGCTCTGCCATGCCCAGCTGCGGGCCAAGGTGTTCATCAACGCCAACGAGAACATGCCGTTCGTGCACCAGAAGTACCTGGACCACGGCGTGGCGTGCCAGCAGTGCCACTTCGACGTGGTGTTCGGGGACGGACACCTCAAGGACAACACCTGCGTGCAGTGCCACTCGGAGCCCCGGATCCTGTTCGGGGAGTATGCCAGCGAGGAGATCCACCGGAACCACGTGACCAAGTACAAGGTGGAGTGCCTCCGGTGCCACTCGGCGATCGAGCACCACATCGTGCGGCCCGGCGACGAGACCCCCAAGGCGCTGAAAAAGATGGCCCAGGCCGCCCTGCGGCCCAGGACGAAGGGCTATCATTACGACACCGACTGCCTGAAGTGTCACACCCTCGACCAGCACGAGGCCACCCGGAACCTGTACATGGGCAAGGGGGCCGAGGGCGTGCCGCAGACCCCCAACCCCATGTACCTGGCCCACGCCGACTGCGGCAGCTGTCACGTGGCGGTGAAGAAGACGCCGACCGGCATCGCCTCGACCCTTCGGATGAACTACGAGGCGGTGATCCAGTCCTGCGTCGATTGCCACGGCAGCGGGTACGACGATATGGCCAAGCACTGGAAAAAGCTCCTCACCGGCGAGATGGACAAGGCGGAGAAGGCCCTCCTCGACGCCCGGGGTGCGGTGCGCAAGGCTTCGGCCGATGTGAAGGGACAGATGACCGCCCTGCTCGAGGGCGCGGAGCGAAACCTGGCGTTCGTGCGCCAGGGCCGGGGCCTGCACAACATGGACTACGCCCTGAAGGTGCTGGCCGACGTGCAGGAGCGCGCCGAGAAGGCGAAGGCCGCTGCCGAGCCGGGGTACGTGGCCCAGCCGGTCTCTCCTCCCACCGGCTGCACCCAGCTGTGTCACTCGTGCGTGGAGTGCATCGAGACGAAGCCGGTGCCGTTCGGCAACGTGTCGTTCCCCCACGACATCCACGTGGAGGACGAGGGACTCGACTGCCTGGAGTGCCACTCACCGCGGGAGAACCACGGCCAGACCCGGCTCAGCAACTGCAACGACTGTCACCACGGCGAGGGCCAGGGCGCGGTGGAGTGCAGCGACTGCCACGTCGAGAACCACAACCTCTATAACGGCCAGAACGCCTGCGACGAGAAGAGCTGCGACGTGCGCGGCGAGAAGAACCCCATGGCCGACGCCGTCGAGTGCAGCGACTGCCACGTGCAGGTGGTCGAGGGGGAACCCACCACCCTGGACGGGATCAAGGCCGCATGCGTGGAGTGCCACGACGGCGACGAGTCCTACGGGGCCATGGTGGACGAGTGGAAGAAGAAGGCCGACCAGCTCCGGGAGGAGGTCAAGTCACTGCGCACCATGCTCCAGGACACCCAGCGGAAGATTCTGGGCGCCATGCGCGAGGGCAAGTACACCTACGACGCCCAGGACCTCGTGAACAACGCCGAGAAGAACCTGAAGCTCTTCGAGCGGGGCAACCCGATCCACAACCTGGCGTTCTCCGAGGAGCTCCTGGGGCGGGTGAAGAACCTGCTGGTGCGCGCCCAGAAGACCCTGCAGGCCTACAGCACCATTCGTACGCTCCCGAGGGAGGCTTACTTCTGA